From Parcubacteria group bacterium ADurb.Bin159, one genomic window encodes:
- a CDS encoding preprotein translocase subunit SecE, producing MFKKLIDYFKASKEEIKRVVWPTKKKATKDAAIVIIASLGLALFLGLLDFILTKIFQIMIS from the coding sequence ATGTTTAAAAAATTAATAGATTATTTTAAGGCATCAAAAGAAGAGATAAAAAGAGTGGTTTGGCCAACTAAAAAAAAGGCAACAAAAGATGCCGCTATTGTTATTATAGCAAGTTTGGGTTTGGCTCTTTTTTTAGGATTGCTTGATTTTATATTAACTAAGATTTTCCAAATAATGATAAGCTAA
- a CDS encoding hypothetical protein (Transcription termination/antitermination protein NusG) — MSKQIEQGRQWYAVHTYSGYEERVAESLRQRVDSMDMGDKIFNILVPVEKRIKIKGGKRKVVVEKIFPGYVLVEMIVTDDSWYVVRNTPNVTGFIGSGIIPVPLKEEEVKAINKRMGVEEPKYKIDIEIGSPVKVTDGPFKDFEGKVSSVDEAKGRVKVLINVFGRETPLDLDFLQIKKI, encoded by the coding sequence ATGTCTAAACAAATAGAACAAGGGCGGCAATGGTATGCTGTCCATACATATTCCGGTTATGAAGAAAGAGTTGCTGAATCTCTTCGCCAGCGGGTGGATTCTATGGATATGGGGGATAAAATTTTTAATATTCTTGTCCCAGTGGAGAAAAGAATTAAAATTAAAGGTGGAAAAAGAAAAGTAGTGGTTGAGAAAATTTTTCCTGGCTATGTTTTAGTGGAGATGATCGTCACTGATGATTCTTGGTATGTAGTTAGAAATACACCCAATGTTACTGGTTTCATTGGCTCAGGCATAATCCCCGTCCCTTTAAAAGAAGAAGAAGTTAAAGCGATTAACAAACGGATGGGAGTAGAGGAGCCGAAATATAAAATTGATATTGAAATTGGCTCACCGGTTAAAGTGACCGATGGTCCATTTAAAGATTTTGAAGGCAAAGTTTCTTCTGTTGATGAAGCCAAGGGGAGAGTTAAAGTTTTGATTAATGTTTTTGGTAGAGAGACCCCTTTGGATTTAGATTTTCTTCAAATCAAAAAAATATAA